Proteins encoded by one window of Marixanthomonas sp. SCSIO 43207:
- a CDS encoding glycosyltransferase: MISIVVSSYQKHYFEAFSESVAKTIGTIPYEIIQIWNPGSMGICEAYNRGAEKAKYAYLCFVHEDVLFKTKAWGNLILAHLQNENIGAIGVAGSAYKSEIPSSWSIFKTYNALHILQHYKEKSKRPQIIKQPNNVDLFQVVALDGVFIATRKAIWKQFPFDEKTFTSFHGYDVDFSLAISQKYNLFVVFDILIEHFSQGNANNEWLLESMKISDKWRKVLPATCVNLNSGEEKRLKVEAKRRFEKKLSILNYNWIKKKYFKLKYVR, from the coding sequence ATGATTTCTATTGTGGTTTCATCATATCAAAAGCATTATTTTGAAGCATTTTCGGAAAGTGTTGCAAAAACAATTGGCACAATTCCTTATGAAATCATTCAAATTTGGAACCCAGGTTCAATGGGCATTTGTGAGGCTTACAATAGGGGAGCGGAAAAAGCCAAATATGCCTATTTGTGTTTTGTACATGAGGATGTATTGTTTAAAACTAAAGCATGGGGTAACTTGATATTGGCGCATTTACAAAATGAAAACATAGGTGCTATTGGTGTAGCAGGTTCAGCTTATAAAAGCGAAATACCATCTTCTTGGTCAATATTTAAAACTTATAATGCGCTTCATATCTTACAACATTACAAAGAAAAATCCAAACGTCCCCAAATAATTAAACAACCTAATAATGTAGATTTATTTCAGGTAGTAGCACTGGATGGTGTGTTTATAGCAACTCGAAAAGCTATCTGGAAGCAATTTCCATTTGATGAAAAAACATTTACGAGTTTTCATGGATACGATGTAGACTTTTCTTTGGCTATTTCGCAAAAGTATAACCTATTTGTTGTTTTTGACATTCTAATTGAACATTTTTCCCAAGGAAATGCAAATAATGAATGGTTATTAGAATCAATGAAAATTAGTGACAAATGGAGGAAAGTTCTACCCGCTACATGTGTAAATTTAAATAGCGGTGAAGAGAAAAGATTAAAAGTGGAAGCAAAGCGTCGTTTTGAAAAAAAGCTAAGCATACTAAACTATAATTGGATAAAAAAAAAATATTTTAAATTGAAATACGTACGATAA
- a CDS encoding glycosyltransferase encodes MKILFITHNTALAGAPKVMLLFLQWLVVHKPIIEIHVLDMAPGSLDSDFKDCSRKYYTFSNDNAQSGFTAKVLKKSGLLGKENDTKTELIHTLAQQNFDMVYANTIKTVPLAVSVKKNSIKTKLILHLHELPTVIKLLLPEFENYIKHIDNYITVSETVKEKLIENYKVSVNCVRMVYAFSEISAIPFSKKNFENFKVGSSGFVDWRKGYDIFIQVARYIKKYKPESDITFTWVGTISKKTQIIVEADLEKLGLQGKVSFVGVQGDPWSYYKEFDIFILPSREDPFPLVCIEMAMLKKPILCFKDVVGTAEILKHGGGKVIPYLDIEAMAKAIVDYYEDRNHLEEDGERASQLFAQFTPINQCPKLFSIIEESLNDIKI; translated from the coding sequence ATGAAGATATTATTTATAACCCATAATACCGCTTTGGCAGGAGCTCCTAAAGTAATGTTACTTTTTTTGCAATGGCTTGTTGTACACAAACCAATAATAGAGATTCATGTGTTAGATATGGCTCCTGGTAGTTTAGATTCAGACTTTAAAGATTGTAGCAGAAAATACTATACTTTTTCAAATGATAATGCTCAAAGTGGATTTACGGCTAAGGTTTTAAAAAAATCAGGATTACTAGGGAAAGAAAATGATACGAAAACAGAACTTATACATACTCTTGCACAACAAAACTTTGATATGGTGTATGCGAATACAATAAAAACGGTTCCTTTAGCAGTATCAGTTAAAAAGAATTCAATCAAAACAAAACTTATTTTACATCTCCATGAATTGCCAACTGTAATTAAACTTCTACTACCAGAATTTGAAAACTATATCAAACATATTGATAATTATATTACAGTTTCAGAAACTGTAAAAGAAAAGCTTATTGAAAATTATAAGGTTTCTGTAAACTGTGTCCGAATGGTTTATGCATTTTCAGAAATCTCTGCTATACCTTTTTCTAAAAAAAACTTTGAGAATTTTAAAGTTGGTTCATCTGGGTTTGTTGATTGGCGAAAAGGTTACGATATTTTTATTCAAGTAGCTCGTTATATTAAAAAATATAAACCGGAATCTGATATAACTTTCACTTGGGTGGGCACAATATCCAAAAAAACTCAAATCATTGTTGAAGCAGATTTGGAAAAATTAGGCTTGCAGGGAAAAGTGTCTTTTGTAGGAGTTCAAGGAGATCCTTGGTCATATTATAAAGAATTTGATATTTTTATACTGCCTTCGCGCGAGGATCCCTTTCCGTTGGTCTGTATTGAAATGGCTATGCTAAAAAAGCCAATCTTATGTTTTAAGGATGTGGTAGGCACTGCTGAAATTTTAAAACACGGTGGAGGGAAAGTAATACCTTATCTTGATATTGAAGCTATGGCTAAAGCTATTGTAGATTATTATGAAGATAGAAACCATTTAGAAGAAGATGGAGAAAGAGCCTCTCAACTTTTTGCACAATTTACTCCAATTAATCAATGCCCAAAGCTATTTTCAATTATTGAAGAAAGTCTAAATGATATTAAAATATGA
- a CDS encoding glycosyltransferase family 2 protein encodes MQPLVSIIIPTYNRAHLIGETLKSIQAQTYSNWECIIVDDRSRDSTEELITSIVNKDSRYRYFKRSENNIKGASTCRNIGLKHSNGKYILFFDSDDILLPHTLQKRMSFIQENLGYNFWVFQTVRFYETLETADRIWNDLSKPNHQDLISFLSINPVWHTSGPIWKKKFLDKHSLEFTENVQSWQDWEFHIRVLLQNPKYKKCENLSAVAYQQFHETEAINKLKNNVVAENRISLFFTLMKDFKTKGVFDKKNQICFLKLFYFVLSKQKDITDVKAIWNKMEMFITLISKMDLLFWKYYLVFLKANTVKKSMIFLLLVKLKPYFEKRIPITDFKNRTWYRINIT; translated from the coding sequence ATGCAACCGCTGGTCAGCATTATCATTCCTACCTACAACCGCGCCCACTTAATAGGTGAAACACTTAAGAGTATTCAGGCTCAAACGTATTCTAATTGGGAATGCATTATTGTTGATGATAGGAGTAGAGATTCTACTGAGGAGCTAATTACATCAATAGTTAATAAAGATAGTCGCTATAGATATTTTAAACGCTCTGAAAACAATATTAAAGGCGCCTCTACCTGCCGCAACATCGGCTTAAAACATTCAAATGGAAAATATATTCTTTTTTTTGATTCGGATGATATTTTACTCCCCCACACTTTGCAAAAACGCATGAGTTTTATTCAAGAAAATTTAGGCTATAATTTTTGGGTTTTTCAAACCGTACGTTTTTACGAAACTCTAGAAACCGCAGACCGTATATGGAATGACCTTTCCAAACCAAACCACCAAGACCTTATTAGTTTTTTGAGTATAAATCCAGTTTGGCATACATCTGGACCGATTTGGAAAAAAAAATTCTTAGATAAACACTCTCTTGAATTTACAGAAAATGTGCAATCTTGGCAAGATTGGGAATTTCACATTCGGGTTTTATTACAGAACCCTAAATATAAAAAATGTGAAAATTTATCAGCGGTAGCCTATCAGCAGTTTCATGAAACAGAAGCTATCAATAAGCTGAAAAATAATGTTGTTGCAGAAAATAGAATATCGCTTTTCTTTACCTTAATGAAGGACTTTAAAACTAAAGGAGTGTTTGACAAAAAAAATCAGATTTGTTTTTTAAAGTTATTTTACTTTGTACTTTCTAAACAAAAAGATATTACTGATGTAAAAGCTATATGGAATAAGATGGAGATGTTTATTACTCTAATTTCAAAAATGGACTTACTATTTTGGAAGTATTACTTGGTATTTTTGAAAGCAAATACTGTTAAAAAATCAATGATATTTCTACTTTTGGTAAAACTAAAGCCTTATTTTGAAAAAAGAATACCTATTACGGATTTTAAAAATAGAACTTGGTACCGTATTAATATAACATGA
- a CDS encoding TDP-N-acetylfucosamine:lipid II N-acetylfucosaminyltransferase, which yields MPSIFFDIVFVLPKNIKIIWMCFGYEIYNDPYYFSTKNLLGASTKKYYKGPTPTIWGKFLKNIRIKEFKVNKKQQAIKRIDYIGTAFKEEFEAILKLTKTKKEFFHFWYYPLEIIVSTEQDIVKNRPNIIIGNSASITNNHIEAFKVLKKNKLIQNTEIIVPFSYSKDNHSKCVEKIGKEYFGDLISFLKNFMVLSEYNKILKSCGFAIFYNKRQQAIGNTIALLWYGAKVFLAPENPFYTFLKRKGVIVFSLDEIGFKTQLDAKEILHNKKVLKQLLSRQVLETNLTKELRKISID from the coding sequence TTGCCTTCTATTTTTTTTGATATTGTTTTTGTTTTGCCAAAAAATATAAAAATCATTTGGATGTGTTTTGGATATGAGATTTATAATGATCCATATTATTTTTCAACTAAAAATTTATTAGGAGCATCTACAAAAAAATATTATAAAGGGCCTACCCCAACCATTTGGGGAAAATTTTTAAAAAACATTAGAATAAAAGAGTTTAAAGTAAACAAAAAACAACAGGCTATTAAGCGTATAGATTATATTGGTACAGCGTTTAAAGAAGAGTTTGAGGCCATCCTAAAACTCACAAAAACCAAAAAAGAATTTTTTCATTTTTGGTATTATCCCTTGGAAATAATTGTATCTACTGAACAAGATATAGTGAAAAACCGTCCAAATATTATTATTGGTAATTCTGCATCTATAACGAATAATCATATAGAAGCTTTTAAAGTTTTAAAAAAAAATAAACTTATTCAAAATACAGAAATTATTGTTCCTTTTAGTTATAGCAAAGACAATCATAGTAAGTGTGTAGAAAAAATAGGCAAAGAATATTTTGGAGACTTGATTTCATTTCTAAAGAATTTTATGGTTTTATCAGAATACAACAAAATACTTAAATCCTGTGGTTTTGCTATTTTTTACAACAAACGACAACAAGCGATAGGTAACACCATAGCATTATTATGGTATGGTGCTAAGGTTTTCTTAGCGCCAGAAAATCCTTTTTATACATTTTTAAAACGAAAAGGCGTCATCGTATTCAGCCTTGATGAAATAGGATTTAAAACTCAACTAGATGCTAAAGAAATATTACATAATAAAAAAGTTTTAAAACAATTGCTATCACGGCAAGTGCTAGAAACAAACCTAACAAAAGAATTAAGGAAAATATCTATTGATTAG
- the rffA gene encoding dTDP-4-amino-4,6-dideoxygalactose transaminase yields the protein MIPFNKPYLTGYETKYIEQAVALGKLSGNGFFTKKCQQFFEENYGFKKALLTSSCTDALEMCALLLNIQDGDEVIMPSYTFVSTANAFVLRGATIRFADSETDTPNIDASKLESLINKNTKAIVVVHYAGMACDMDAIMHLATKHGLYVVEDAAQAIDSYYNGKRLGSIGHLAAFSFHETKNIISGEGGLLAVNDIQFCERAEILWEKGTNRSAFFRGEIDKYGWIDIGSSFLPSEVTAAFLWAQLENIEKIQNKRKEIWHFYNDALQELSHKKCVLLPKVPDYATSNGHLFYILCRSQTERARLIQFLKEHNILSVFHYISLHTSPYYKDKYTGGVLENADRYSETLVRLPLYYELEIKEQQHIAASIKKFFST from the coding sequence ATGATCCCATTTAACAAACCATACCTAACAGGATACGAAACCAAATATATAGAACAGGCCGTCGCCCTAGGAAAATTATCAGGGAATGGTTTTTTTACAAAAAAATGTCAGCAGTTTTTTGAGGAAAACTACGGTTTTAAAAAGGCATTATTAACCAGCAGTTGTACCGATGCTCTAGAAATGTGTGCCCTGCTTTTAAACATACAAGATGGTGATGAAGTTATTATGCCTTCTTATACCTTTGTCTCTACTGCTAATGCCTTTGTTTTAAGAGGTGCCACCATAAGGTTTGCAGATTCAGAAACAGACACCCCTAATATAGACGCTTCAAAATTAGAATCTCTAATCAATAAAAATACAAAAGCGATAGTCGTGGTTCATTACGCAGGGATGGCATGCGATATGGATGCTATTATGCATTTGGCAACAAAACATGGTCTTTATGTAGTTGAAGATGCAGCACAGGCAATCGATAGTTATTACAATGGCAAACGTTTGGGTAGTATTGGGCATTTAGCGGCCTTTTCGTTTCACGAAACAAAAAATATTATTTCAGGAGAAGGGGGGCTGTTGGCAGTAAACGACATCCAATTTTGTGAAAGGGCAGAAATTTTATGGGAAAAAGGAACCAATAGATCTGCTTTTTTTAGAGGGGAAATTGATAAATACGGGTGGATTGATATAGGTTCTTCCTTTTTGCCTTCTGAGGTTACAGCTGCCTTTCTTTGGGCTCAACTTGAAAATATTGAAAAAATTCAAAATAAAAGAAAAGAAATTTGGCATTTTTACAACGACGCACTGCAAGAATTGTCCCACAAAAAATGCGTTTTATTGCCAAAGGTTCCCGATTATGCAACTAGTAATGGACATCTTTTTTATATCTTATGCAGGAGCCAAACAGAACGAGCAAGGCTGATACAATTTTTAAAGGAACATAATATACTTTCAGTATTTCATTATATATCGTTGCATACCTCACCATATTATAAAGACAAATATACTGGTGGTGTTTTGGAAAATGCTGATCGATATTCAGAAACATTGGTTCGTTTACCACTATACTATGAATTGGAAATAAAAGAACAACAACATATCGCTGCGAGCATAAAAAAGTTTTTTTCAACATGA
- a CDS encoding GNAT family N-acetyltransferase codes for MIERLDWDSDFFGMEVGKIQNDLFSECENVNNFDLLYVFQKKDVDVHIPNYFKTYKGIYREYEKEDFISKKEIFPEIYSASNCDFNLNELYKLAWISGTESRFNKDSKISKDKFKQLYRIWIDNSLNGKIADNVLLYIENGNIEGFITYKNYQAYCQIGLFAVQTKSQGKGIGKKLLNKVENDMAILNIQKLRVPTQQDNINACAFYEKLDYKLNDKYLVQHFWKI; via the coding sequence ATGATAGAAAGACTTGATTGGGATTCGGATTTTTTTGGTATGGAAGTAGGGAAAATTCAAAATGATTTATTTTCTGAATGTGAGAATGTAAACAATTTTGATTTGTTATATGTTTTTCAAAAAAAGGATGTTGACGTTCATATTCCAAATTACTTCAAAACTTATAAAGGCATCTATCGAGAATATGAAAAAGAGGATTTTATATCTAAAAAAGAAATTTTTCCTGAAATATATTCTGCATCAAATTGTGATTTTAATTTAAATGAATTATACAAACTTGCCTGGATTAGTGGTACAGAAAGTAGATTTAATAAAGATTCAAAAATATCAAAGGATAAATTTAAGCAACTTTATAGAATTTGGATTGATAATTCCTTGAATGGTAAAATAGCAGATAATGTGCTTTTGTATATTGAAAATGGAAATATTGAAGGCTTTATAACTTATAAAAACTATCAAGCTTATTGCCAAATAGGTCTTTTTGCGGTTCAAACAAAAAGTCAAGGAAAAGGTATTGGAAAAAAACTTTTAAATAAGGTTGAAAACGATATGGCTATTTTAAATATTCAGAAATTAAGAGTTCCCACCCAACAAGATAATATTAACGCGTGTGCTTTTTATGAGAAATTGGATTATAAACTGAATGATAAATATCTTGTGCAACATTTTTGGAAAATATGA
- a CDS encoding class I SAM-dependent methyltransferase, which yields MKNLLKKFLPKSIKKDLMEHYTQKVYNMHATRTENFKKKVPGYELDTKHIANLKPLLNRKQLLQQLPKNAIVAEIGVDTGDFSEEIIACTTPQKLHLIDLWGTKRYHEGKREWVEKKFVTAIENDQIIINRGLSTEVAKQFQDGYFDWVYIDTDHSYKNTLKELQLYSKKVKPDGIIAGHDFVIGNWKGLVKYGVIDAVYEFCQTQNWQLVYLTLENRAHTSFAIKRI from the coding sequence ATGAAAAATCTCTTAAAAAAATTCCTTCCCAAATCCATTAAAAAAGACCTTATGGAGCATTACACTCAAAAGGTTTATAATATGCATGCAACGCGTACTGAAAATTTTAAAAAAAAGGTGCCAGGGTATGAACTGGATACAAAACATATTGCTAATCTTAAACCGCTTTTAAACAGAAAACAACTTTTACAGCAGTTGCCCAAAAACGCTATAGTAGCGGAAATTGGCGTGGATACAGGCGATTTTTCTGAAGAGATAATCGCTTGTACTACTCCACAAAAATTACATTTAATCGATTTGTGGGGCACCAAACGTTATCATGAAGGCAAACGCGAATGGGTAGAGAAAAAATTTGTAACGGCTATCGAGAATGACCAAATAATAATAAACCGAGGGCTCTCCACTGAGGTTGCTAAGCAGTTTCAGGATGGATATTTTGATTGGGTATATATCGATACGGATCACAGCTATAAAAATACCTTAAAAGAACTCCAATTGTACAGCAAAAAAGTAAAACCGGACGGTATTATTGCAGGGCACGATTTTGTGATTGGCAACTGGAAAGGATTAGTTAAATACGGTGTAATTGATGCAGTATATGAGTTTTGCCAAACCCAAAACTGGCAACTTGTTTACCTCACATTAGAAAACAGAGCACACACCAGTTTTGCCATTAAAAGAATTTAA
- a CDS encoding asparagine synthase-related protein: MIGFLGCISIDKELQTVEYDYFGNKPYLEDEYHCGPFHLRRKLNPKFTNDKLFEDDERLFIGVDGVLLNALQLRNNYGVKNNFELVKLLYNKYKEQFINELKGNFSIIIHDKVLHKTLVYTDLTTAKPIYYYYNKKNNEFYFGSNSLQLAQFLMYKKIELTENEFAFYSVASFGHLYSDEHFTNEIKKLRAGHFASFTDTFNINPYFKFSTFPQNNLNITESVEVVDELFKEAVRLQFKKNEEYNYKQLANLSGGLDSRVTTYIGHELGFKNINTITFSSKGHWDGIIAKQISKEYKFKHQLIYIDNGNHLLEHKDSIFLTGGLLSFYFTNQALKFYNQIDFSDFGLMHTGHLGNATLASTFHNYPNHFKYNYPNPHYKNYYADFLEEKIVSEMSNYESSELANFYNRGFNFTQEGNQFNYPYCECNAPFTDKEFMQFCLKTPLKYRNNYKFYLQWIGKFYPKLGKFYYDKTGRRTLNISKKKFRKIHHYIYINYLRSIGLKDKNNELLNFEKWRFKDNLEEKLNFTFNETISIVKNNDLRENLQNQYKSNSFQVKLKALHAVLTYKLYFG, from the coding sequence ATGATAGGTTTTTTAGGATGTATTTCTATAGATAAAGAGCTTCAAACTGTTGAATATGATTATTTTGGAAATAAACCATATTTAGAAGATGAATATCATTGTGGTCCCTTTCATTTAAGAAGAAAACTAAATCCTAAATTTACAAATGACAAGCTTTTTGAGGATGATGAACGGCTTTTTATAGGAGTGGACGGTGTGTTGTTGAATGCCCTACAACTTAGAAATAATTATGGGGTAAAAAATAATTTTGAATTAGTTAAGCTACTTTATAATAAATACAAGGAGCAGTTTATTAATGAATTAAAAGGAAACTTTTCAATAATAATCCACGATAAGGTTTTGCATAAAACTTTAGTATATACTGATTTAACTACTGCAAAACCAATTTATTATTATTACAATAAAAAGAATAATGAATTCTACTTTGGATCGAATTCTTTACAATTAGCTCAATTTTTGATGTATAAGAAAATAGAACTCACAGAGAACGAATTTGCATTTTATTCTGTCGCAAGTTTTGGGCATCTTTATTCTGATGAGCACTTCACAAATGAAATAAAAAAGCTAAGGGCTGGACATTTTGCTTCTTTTACTGATACTTTTAATATAAACCCATACTTTAAATTCTCAACCTTTCCTCAAAATAATTTAAATATAACTGAAAGTGTAGAAGTGGTAGATGAATTATTTAAAGAAGCTGTAAGACTTCAATTTAAAAAAAACGAAGAATATAATTATAAACAGTTAGCTAATTTAAGCGGAGGGTTAGATTCAAGAGTGACTACATATATTGGACATGAGCTTGGTTTTAAAAATATAAATACTATTACTTTCTCATCAAAAGGACATTGGGATGGAATTATTGCAAAACAAATTTCTAAAGAATATAAATTTAAACATCAATTAATATATATTGATAATGGAAATCACTTATTAGAGCATAAGGATTCAATATTTCTTACAGGAGGTCTCTTAAGTTTTTATTTTACTAATCAAGCCTTAAAATTTTATAACCAAATTGATTTTAGTGATTTTGGACTTATGCACACAGGACATTTAGGCAATGCTACTTTGGCTTCTACATTTCATAATTATCCAAATCATTTTAAATATAATTATCCTAACCCGCATTATAAAAACTACTACGCTGATTTTTTGGAAGAAAAGATTGTAAGTGAAATGTCAAACTATGAGTCTTCTGAGTTAGCAAATTTCTATAATAGAGGTTTTAATTTTACACAAGAAGGAAACCAATTTAATTACCCATATTGTGAATGTAATGCTCCATTTACGGATAAGGAGTTTATGCAGTTCTGTTTAAAAACACCTTTGAAGTATAGGAATAATTATAAATTTTATTTGCAATGGATAGGAAAATTCTATCCAAAATTAGGTAAATTTTATTATGATAAAACGGGTAGGAGAACTTTGAATATTAGTAAAAAAAAATTTAGAAAAATTCATCATTATATTTATATAAATTATTTAAGATCAATTGGCCTTAAAGATAAAAATAATGAATTGTTAAATTTTGAAAAATGGCGGTTTAAAGATAACTTAGAAGAAAAACTTAATTTTACTTTTAATGAAACTATCTCAATTGTAAAAAATAATGATCTTAGAGAGAATTTACAAAACCAATATAAAAGCAATTCTTTTCAAGTAAAGTTAAAAGCCTTGCATGCGGTTTTAACGTATAAATTATATTTTGGTTAA
- a CDS encoding ABC transporter ATP-binding protein: protein MIILKAENISKQYRLGLVGTGTLSHDLNRLWYRLRGKEDPYSKVGAVNDRSTKAEEEYVWALRDINFEVQQGEVLGIIGKNGAGKSTLLKILSRVTGPTTGSIKTKGRIASLLEVGTGFHPELTGRENIYLNGAILGMTKTEIAAKEDEIIDFSGCNMYIDTPVKRYSSGMRVRLGFAVAAFLEPDILVVDEVLAVGDAEFQKKAIGKMQDISKGEGRTVLFVSHNMASVKNLCTRVIVLENGVSVYEGDTIDGVDFYLNNANDNKKGIKEKLINRKDRLGDGSFKFTNIRLSNKEGLEVVHCISGQYLKVEMFYKAFKSFQVDKFIFAFAIFDLYGNKITGLSSIESGMRLSRINKEGIITWEIPNLLLREGRYFLTIHASYNTAEPNDYLDVVENACEIQVLPGDFWNTSTINRKGNDMILPSKVY from the coding sequence ATGATTATACTCAAAGCTGAAAATATAAGCAAACAATACCGCCTTGGGTTGGTAGGAACAGGAACTTTAAGTCATGATTTAAACCGACTTTGGTATCGTCTACGCGGCAAAGAAGATCCATATAGCAAAGTAGGAGCGGTGAATGATAGGAGCACCAAAGCCGAAGAAGAATATGTATGGGCTTTGCGCGACATTAATTTTGAAGTACAACAAGGCGAGGTGTTGGGCATTATTGGTAAAAACGGCGCCGGAAAATCGACCCTCTTAAAAATTTTATCGCGTGTAACAGGGCCCACTACCGGTAGTATTAAAACCAAAGGACGCATTGCGTCATTATTAGAAGTAGGTACAGGATTTCATCCCGAGTTGACCGGCCGTGAAAACATTTATTTAAATGGGGCTATTCTGGGGATGACCAAAACAGAAATCGCTGCAAAGGAAGATGAAATTATTGACTTTTCAGGTTGTAATATGTATATTGATACGCCTGTAAAACGCTATAGTAGTGGGATGCGCGTGCGCTTAGGCTTTGCCGTGGCTGCATTTTTAGAACCAGATATCTTAGTGGTTGATGAGGTGCTAGCGGTAGGTGATGCCGAGTTTCAAAAAAAAGCCATTGGTAAAATGCAAGACATTAGCAAAGGCGAAGGACGTACCGTACTCTTTGTAAGCCACAATATGGCATCAGTTAAAAATTTATGTACCCGAGTAATTGTTCTAGAAAATGGGGTGTCCGTTTATGAAGGAGATACGATTGATGGTGTAGATTTTTACTTAAATAATGCCAATGATAATAAAAAAGGAATCAAAGAAAAACTAATAAATAGAAAGGATAGATTAGGGGATGGTTCTTTTAAATTCACTAATATTAGATTATCAAATAAAGAGGGTTTAGAGGTGGTGCATTGCATATCAGGTCAGTATTTAAAGGTAGAAATGTTTTATAAGGCTTTTAAATCATTTCAGGTAGATAAATTTATATTTGCTTTCGCTATTTTTGATCTTTATGGAAACAAAATTACAGGTTTATCATCTATTGAGTCTGGCATGCGATTAAGTAGAATAAACAAAGAGGGAATTATAACTTGGGAAATACCAAATTTGCTTTTGCGTGAAGGAAGGTATTTTTTAACTATTCACGCAAGTTACAATACAGCAGAGCCAAATGACTATTTAGATGTTGTAGAAAATGCTTGTGAAATACAAGTTTTACCTGGAGATTTTTGGAATACTTCAACAATTAATAGAAAAGGAAACGATATGATTTTACCTTCTAAAGTTTATTAA
- a CDS encoding four helix bundle protein has protein sequence MKSYKDLDIYNLAFDYAIEVHKITLLLPKFELYEQGSQVRRSSKSVKDNIVEGYGRRNYKQDFIKFLVYAHASLLECISQLEMIKQLYPNRDIEILIEKYDKLGGKLFNFIKYVEKNWKN, from the coding sequence ATGAAAAGTTATAAAGACTTAGATATATATAATTTGGCATTCGATTATGCTATTGAGGTTCATAAAATTACTTTGTTGTTGCCTAAGTTTGAGTTGTACGAACAAGGGAGTCAAGTAAGACGTTCATCAAAAAGTGTTAAAGACAATATTGTTGAAGGATATGGTAGAAGAAATTATAAACAAGACTTTATCAAATTTTTGGTGTACGCCCACGCTTCTTTATTAGAGTGTATTTCTCAGTTGGAGATGATTAAACAACTGTATCCAAATAGAGATATTGAAATTTTGATTGAAAAATATGATAAGTTAGGAGGAAAACTGTTTAATTTTATCAAGTATGTAGAAAAAAACTGGAAAAATTAA
- a CDS encoding ABC transporter permease: protein MNNTQNDRWLYEITPHKNLISINFKEIWRYRDLLVLFVKRDIVTLYKQTILGPLWYFIQPLFTSVIFTLVFNNVAGVSTGTVPSFLFNLAGITAWNYFKACFTGTSNVFRGNVKIFGKVYFPRVITPLSITISNLFKFGIQFFIFIGFYLYFLVIGKEVSPNVYIVFMPVYIIMMALMGLGLGMIISAVTTKYRDLTVLVGFATSLLMYISAVPFPLSKAVEKLPEYAWAFEYNPITQIIEGFRFITLDYGTFTWGGFLYALVFSIAIFLIGLIIFNRTEKNFIDTV from the coding sequence GTGAACAATACTCAAAACGATAGGTGGCTCTACGAAATCACTCCCCATAAAAACCTGATATCCATTAATTTTAAGGAGATTTGGAGGTATCGCGACTTGTTAGTGTTGTTTGTAAAACGAGATATTGTTACCCTTTACAAACAAACCATACTAGGTCCCCTTTGGTACTTTATACAACCTTTATTTACCTCAGTAATTTTCACCCTAGTATTCAATAATGTAGCTGGTGTAAGTACAGGGACTGTACCTTCTTTTTTGTTTAATCTGGCAGGAATAACCGCTTGGAACTATTTCAAAGCATGTTTTACAGGAACTTCTAACGTATTTAGAGGAAATGTTAAGATTTTTGGAAAAGTTTACTTTCCAAGAGTAATAACACCCTTATCCATTACAATTTCTAATTTGTTTAAGTTTGGTATCCAGTTCTTTATCTTTATTGGGTTTTATTTATACTTCTTAGTAATAGGTAAAGAAGTGAGTCCAAATGTGTATATTGTTTTTATGCCTGTATATATTATTATGATGGCACTCATGGGATTGGGATTAGGAATGATCATTTCCGCCGTTACTACCAAATATCGTGATTTAACCGTGTTAGTAGGATTTGCAACTTCTTTATTAATGTATATTTCTGCTGTACCGTTTCCATTAAGTAAAGCGGTAGAAAAATTACCAGAATACGCGTGGGCTTTTGAGTACAACCCTATTACTCAAATTATAGAAGGGTTCCGTTTTATAACATTGGATTATGGTACCTTTACTTGGGGAGGCTTTCTGTATGCCTTGGTTTTTTCCATAGCCATATTTTTAATAGGCCTAATTATTTTTAATCGAACGGAAAAGAATTTTATCGATACAGTTTAG